The Bombus vancouverensis nearcticus unplaced genomic scaffold, iyBomVanc1_principal scaffold0028, whole genome shotgun sequence genome includes a window with the following:
- the LOC143304269 gene encoding venom serine protease Bi-VSP-like, with product RPPYCGFSNVSHSRLVDGKPAELGAWPWIAALGFRNPRNPDKPLWKCGGSLISARHVLTAAHCAHIDGIENIHNHNIAILRLVEEVPFSRYVYPICTKEPLRKSNFVGYNPFVAGWGALRYRRSRRNALMEVQMPLIKNAECKIAYSKFPNAPDITDGIICAEHAQGGKDSCTVIKLQSYYKLYGI from the exons cgaccaccatactgtggttttagcaacgtctctcatagcaggctggtcgatggtaaaccagctgaacttg gcgcttggccatggatcgctgcattaggttttcgtaatccccgaaacccagacaaaccactatggaagtgcggaggttccctgatatcggctaggcatgttttgaccgcagcacattgtgcacatatagatggaatagaaaacatacacaatcataatattgccattcttagattggtggaggaggtgccattttcaa ggtacgtatatcccatttgtacgaaagagcccctacgaaagagcaacttcgtcggctataacccctttgttgctggatggggagcattaagatata gacgatcacgacgtaatgcattaatggaagtacaaatgccactgattaagaacgccgaatgcaaaatagcttattccaaatttcctaatgcacctgatatcactgatggtataatatgcgccgaacatgctcagggtggaaaggattcttgtacggtaattaagttacagagttactacaaactatacggtatctga
- the LOC143304255 gene encoding omega-amidase NIT2-A-like, producing the protein MPEIEGDKLYNTCTIWGPDGTLIAKHRKVHLFDIDIPNKITFRESDSLSPGNSLTTFDVKGCKIGIGICYDIRFEEMARIYRNKGCQMLIYPAAFNMTTGTLHWSLLQRFRANDNQLYVACISPAPVP; encoded by the exons atgcctgaaatagagggcgataaattgtacaatacctgtactatttggggtcccgatggaactttgatagcaaaacaccgaaag gtacatctattcgacatcgacattcctaataagattacttttcgagagagtgattcactcagtcctggtaactccctaacgacgttcgatgtgaagggctgcaaaataggtattggcatttgctatgatattagattcgaggaaatggcacgcatttatcggaacaaag gttgccaaatgctgatatatccagcggcattcaatatgaccactggaacactgcactggtcattacttcagcgtttcagagcgaatgataatcaattatacgttgcctgcatatcaccggctcctgttccttaa